In bacterium, a single window of DNA contains:
- the rplU gene encoding 50S ribosomal protein L21, whose protein sequence is MQAVIVTGGKQFKVSEGDIIKTEKIEEKVGCKINFEPILISDKETVSIDKSHLKNAKVHGEVISQVKGKKIIAFKKKRRKGYSRKIGHRQLLTEVKIGKISLGKVEKKNA, encoded by the coding sequence GTGCAGGCAGTTATTGTTACAGGTGGTAAGCAGTTTAAAGTTTCAGAAGGGGATATTATAAAAACAGAGAAGATTGAAGAAAAGGTTGGTTGCAAGATCAATTTTGAACCTATCTTGATTTCTGATAAAGAAACCGTATCCATAGATAAAAGTCATCTAAAGAATGCTAAGGTTCATGGAGAAGTTATCTCACAGGTCAAAGGGAAAAAAATTATAGCATTTAAAAAGAAAAGACGTAAGGGTTACAGTCGTAAGATTGGACATAGGCAGCTTTTAACGGAGGTTAAGATTGGGAAAATATCTCTTGGGAAGGTAGAGAAAAAGAATGCGTGA
- a CDS encoding HU family DNA-binding protein, with protein sequence MTKRDIVIKISEELGVTQIIVAKVVDKLLHYVCDSVLKGEKVELRNFGVFKQKSRKARLGRNPKTGQEVPIPARKVVLFKPGKIMKERMLS encoded by the coding sequence ATGACAAAAAGAGACATTGTAATAAAAATTTCTGAAGAATTGGGAGTAACTCAAATTATCGTAGCAAAAGTGGTTGATAAACTATTGCATTATGTGTGTGATAGTGTTCTCAAAGGAGAAAAGGTAGAATTGCGCAACTTTGGTGTTTTTAAACAAAAGTCGAGAAAAGCCAGATTAGGCCGTAATCCAAAGACCGGACAAGAAGTGCCTATCCCTGCAAGAAAGGTTGTTTTATTCAAGCCGGGAAAAATAATGAAAGAAAGGATGCTTAGCTAG